A window from Malania oleifera isolate guangnan ecotype guangnan chromosome 7, ASM2987363v1, whole genome shotgun sequence encodes these proteins:
- the LOC131160800 gene encoding protein GAMETE EXPRESSED 1: MGRLFLSFLLLFFQNCQSWSWFQSSTETRFAENPSGANDMFKGSVAEFSMEGLTDRKGIKLVENARQKLVASNSCWQNAYRNLFAGCAEVIAVEEKRSKLAWYLSDCFQKDSGRPPFPSCDTRTAMKRCLAKLDEDERRIYLEFYLETNSICHQLQTNAFKHETERLVNELKKSAEFAEDKLEKIEDRSEFLLKSSNQVHESISSIDLRTQQLAQSSKKVEDHIDVVLKHSEAVYEQSKGIATSQMELREGQVKMKEKLEEGMELLHVSYKNLGQGIDSLRNEAVQIEEEISRVSDAMSMKMENLQNRADDIGNMAGVSLDRQRELLDGQSTALQGLQSLTQFQSLALEESRGILQQMSEFGRRQQEELLRRQEQLQQAHDHLVENSKSILAAQEVFESKQESMFMALDKLFTLHNAMLAESRLIKAFFIYSLSIFLIYMFTSTKQTYTVRPWLYIGLCAAFLIECAIIRFTGNNIEQQTRVISLVRMLFVFFASGQLLHAIYTYRDYDVLNHQLLQTLIEKVNTIERNKELSWDMDVESDINWSSWIDSELPEDLSNLEDPDYTPVEEVAENSICTSRRYNLRNRRR; this comes from the exons ATGGGTCGTTTGTTCTTGTCATTTCTGCTGCTGTTTTTTCAAAATTGCCAGTCATGGAGTTGGTTCCAATCCTCTACCGAGACTCGTTTCGCTGAAAATCCTTCTGGGGCTAATGATATGTTTAAAGGTTCTGTTGCGGAATTCTCCATGGAAGGTCTCACTGACCGCAAAGGAATCAAACTGGTTGAGAATGCTAGACAGAAGTTGGTTGCCTCAAACTCTTGTTGGCAGAATGCTTATCGGAATCTCTTCGCCGGGTGTGCTGAAGTTATCGCTGTTGAAGAGAAGCGCTCTAAACTTGCTTGGTATCTCAGTGATTGCTTTCAAAAGGACTCGGGGAGGCCTCCTTTTCCTTCTTGTGACACAAGAACCGCCATGAAAAGATGTCTTGCAAAACTGGATGAAGATGAACGTAGGATCTATCTCGAATTCTATCTCGAAACAAACTCCATATGCCACCAGTTGCA GACTAATGCGTTTAAGCATGAAACTGAGAGGCTGGTGAATGAACTTAAGAAGTCAGCCGAATTTGCAGAAGATAAACTAGAAAAAATAGAGGATAGGTCAGAGTTTCTATTAAAGAGTTCAAATCAAGTTCACGAATCTATAAGTTCGATCGATCTTCGTACGCAACAGTTGGCTCAATCGTCAAAGAAAGTAGAAGATCATATCGATGTTGTGCTGAAGCATTCAGAAGCAGTTTATGAGCAATCCAAGGGAATTGCAACTTCTCAAATGGAGTTGCGAGAAGGGCAAGTGAAAATGAAGGAAAAATTGGAAGAGGGGATGGAACTGCTTCATGTCTCGTACAAAAATTTGGGCCAAGGAATCGATAGCTTGAGGAACGAGGCTGTTCAAATTGAAGAGGAGATCAGTAGAGTTAGTGATGCCATGTCTATGAAGATGGAAAATCTGCAGAACAGGGCTGATGATATTGGGAACATGGCAGGAGTTTCTTTAGACAGACAAAGAGAACTTCTAGATGGGCAATCCACAGCCCTCCAAGGTCTTCAATCCCTTACTCAGTTTCAATCCCTGGCCCTGGAAGAGAGCAG GGGCATTTTGCAACAAATGTCTGAGTTTGGCCGTAGACAACAAGAAGAGCTTCTTAGACGGCAAGAACAACTTCAACAAGCCCATGATCACCTAGTTGAAAACTCGAAGTCGATATTGGCTGCTCAG GAAGTTTTTGAATCAAAACAAGAAAGCATGTTTATGGCTTTAGACAAGCTCTTCACCTTGCACAATGCCATGCTGGCCGAATCACGATTAATTAAAGCTTTCTTCATTTACTCTTTATCGATCTTTTTAATTTACATGTTCACAAGTACAAAGCAGACATATACTGTGAGACCATGGCTTTACATTG gGCTATGCGCTGCATTCCTAATTGAGTGTGCGATAATTCGGTTCACAGGGAATAACATTGAGCAGCAGACACGCGTTATTTCTTTGGTTAGAATGCTCTTTGTGTTTTTTGCTTCAGGTCAACTTCTACATGCCATTTATACATACAG GGATTATGATGTGTTAAACCACCAATTGCTACAAACACTAATTGAGAAGGTCAATACCATAGAAAGGAACAAAGAGTTGTCATGGGACATGGACGTGGAAAGCGACATAAACTGGTCCTCATGGATCGACTCAGAGTTGCCAGAAGATTTGAGCAATTTGGAAGACCCTGATTATACACCAGTAGAAGAAGTAGCGGAGAATTCGATATGCACTTCAAGGAGATATAATCTCCGGAATCGTCGTCGTTGA